The genomic interval AGCGACTGGATGTGCGTTCAAAACAATCATGGCTCCCCTCTCCCCCAAATCCTGGCGAGCCTAAGCGAGCCAGGATTTGGGGGAGAGGGGCTGGGGGTGAGGGGGCAACGCGTACAGGCAAGTATGCTTGCCGAAGAATAGGTTTGAGACACCTCACAGACAATTTCAAAGTGAATCAGATCATTAGTTTCGATCGGTTTCAGCCCCTCACCCCCAGCCCCTCTCCCCACAAAGTAAGGCAAGCAGCACTTGCCTTACTTTGTGGGGAGAGGGGAGCCATGTTCTGCGACGTTGATCTAAGCCGGACGTTTTCGTGAGCGGCCGGGTCTTGCCCCCATCGAACATCTTTCTCAATGTGTAAAACACGTCGCATGACGGCCCAGCGTTTCAGACGCATGACACCACCCAACGCTCTGTCCGGTGCCGTTACGGCCCACGCAGATAACGGATTCACTTGCCTAGCGTGATGACAACTGCGGCACGATCAGGCGGGCGCGGATTTGGAGTACGGCATCCAAGGCATGCTGACATCGGTCAAGTGCTTCGTCACGAGCGGCTTGCAAGAGTTCCATGGCTGGCTGAGTCAATGCACCATAGCCGACGGTTCCGCCGGCTCCCTTGAGCCAGTGGGCTTCATTGCCCAGAGATTCGAACAGACCCTCATCGAGCAAATCTTGCATCGCGTCGAGTCGTTCATCCAATCGAACGATGAAGTCCGCAACGATCTCTGCGTATTCAGCATCGTCCAGCGGCAAGGAGCAAGGAATCGGTTCGGTGGACAAGTCGTGGCAATCGACCTCGGTGAGATGGCTTGCTTGGTTGAGTTTGGCGACCGCGTGTTGTTCCTCAATCAGCATGTCGGCTGCCGCAGCGGGCGAGACGATGCGAGAGCGAATGTCGCAGATTTCTCGCATGATCGAGAGCGCCTGTCCAAAATCAGATTGCTTTGCCGCACTCTCCAAACGCAATGCGGGTGGGCCTAGTTCGGGCAGCCCAACGGTTCCGCCGCTGCCTTTTAGCCAGTGTGCTTCTTGCTGCAGCTCGTCAAAGGAGTTCGATTCCAACGCGTGCAGCATCGCTTTGAGGCGGCCGTCCAAGCGAGCGATAAAGTCCACCACGACGGATCGATAGTCTTCGTCGTCCATGGGCAGCCGAGAATGGATCGGTCCCGTAGGGTCGGTGGCCGATGTATTGGAATGCCCTGGGTTGGTTGATTGCGGTGCGTGCGTGCGATTCTGGATCAACCCGCCAAAGTCAACCGCGTGTCCGTCTGTGGTTTGGTGCGCTGATTGATCGCTGTCATCTGCGACACCGACATACCCAGCGGCGCAGGCAAGCAACGCATCCAGGTCCACTGGTTTGCTGAGGAAATCGTCACATCCTGCTTCCAGGCATTTTTCTCGGTCGCCCTTCATTGCGTTGCCCGTCAGCGCGACGATCGGTGTCGTGCATCCGGACTGCCGTAATCGTCGCGTGGCAGACATTCCGTCCAAGACCGGCATCTGCATGTCCATGAACACCAAGCGATACTCACGACGCTCCATTTCCTCAATCGCCTCAAGGCCGTTGGTCACACAGGTCACGTCTGCCCCGGCGCGTCCCAGCACGAGTTCGATCAAACGGCGGTTGGCGGCACCGTCGTCGACCACGAGGATGGGATCGTGTGGCAAACGAAGGACTGCATTGCCCTGGCCGGCATCGCGAGCTGAAGCCATGCGTTGGACTTCGTCAGGCGAGATCATGTCCGACAGATCGTTTTCAGCGATCGGCAGAGTCAGCGTAAACGTGCTGCCCTCGCCCGCCACGCTTTGCACCGTCAGACCACCGCCCATTGCTTCGGCAAGACGTCGGCTGATGGACAGTCCCAAGCCCGTTCCGCCAAACTTTCGCGTCGTCGAGCTATCGGCTTGCACGAACGACTCAAAGATCTTGTCTTGTTGCTCCGGCGTCATTCCAATGCCGGTGTCTTGA from Stieleria varia carries:
- a CDS encoding hybrid sensor histidine kinase/response regulator encodes the protein MNLYRRIPIRFRIALGLVGMMAGTILLADAFGLWPSEKRQVLKGRAQLCETLAISGTAMVSTGDLDGLRITMAGITKRDAQIRSTGFRTIDGELLVDAGDHSQCWDETLPNGELQMRVPVYRNGTTWGHLEVAFASVGESLGWHRYGIYSLVAIIVPMCFIQFSIFLRKTLDAMDANGAVPKTVRDVLNTFVEGLVLIDNRNRILFANRKVCDSAGQTTQQLVGKSINDLPWVVTDGEQELPWVEANRSGESVRDRVIQMNHQSQDGETRTLTFTVNCTTYPGRGVMTTLDDITEIEENKAKLAVALGAAKDASEAKSSFLANMSHEIRTPLNAVLGFTDVLRRGMVTSSEEAVDHLNMIHRSGAHLLSLINDILDLSKIEAGKMQVESIPTAVHQALLDATGVQTARAKEKNINLTIELLSDIPRTVLGDPTRLRQIITNLVGNAIKFTENGEVRVLAECQTSADDPCLRIHVQDTGIGMTPEQQDKIFESFVQADSSTTRKFGGTGLGLSISRRLAEAMGGGLTVQSVAGEGSTFTLTLPIAENDLSDMISPDEVQRMASARDAGQGNAVLRLPHDPILVVDDGAANRRLIELVLGRAGADVTCVTNGLEAIEEMERREYRLVFMDMQMPVLDGMSATRRLRQSGCTTPIVALTGNAMKGDREKCLEAGCDDFLSKPVDLDALLACAAGYVGVADDSDQSAHQTTDGHAVDFGGLIQNRTHAPQSTNPGHSNTSATDPTGPIHSRLPMDDEDYRSVVVDFIARLDGRLKAMLHALESNSFDELQQEAHWLKGSGGTVGLPELGPPALRLESAAKQSDFGQALSIMREICDIRSRIVSPAAAADMLIEEQHAVAKLNQASHLTEVDCHDLSTEPIPCSLPLDDAEYAEIVADFIVRLDERLDAMQDLLDEGLFESLGNEAHWLKGAGGTVGYGALTQPAMELLQAARDEALDRCQHALDAVLQIRARLIVPQLSSR